A single Agromyces sp. CF514 DNA region contains:
- a CDS encoding RNA polymerase sigma factor encodes MATTKAATSAKDEAEKPVARATAAKSTTAKAGAKTTTASKTPRKTTAKAATKTRGAAKGADDEGDEEELEVVDVDVDVEVEGAEGGDAAASDDDEKPVAVEPHPTGALVLRAVDDEDEVPVYSSAITGATADPVKDYLKQIGKVALLNAAEEVELAMRIEAGLFAEEKLSHMTDAEKRSQLGRELQWVAKDGQRAKSHLLGANLRLVVSLAKRYTGRGMQFLDLIQEGNLGLIRAVEKFDYTKGFKFSTYATWWIRQAITRAMADQARTIRIPVHMVEVINKLARVQRQMLQDLGREPTPEELSRELDMTPEKVIEVQKYGREPISLHTPLGEDGDSEFGDLIEDTEAVVPADAVGFTMLQKQLESLLDSLSEREAGVIRMRFGLGDGMPKTLDQIGDTFGVTRERIRQIESKTMAKLRHPSRSQSLRDYLE; translated from the coding sequence ATGGCAACGACGAAGGCTGCGACGTCCGCGAAGGACGAGGCCGAGAAGCCCGTCGCTCGTGCGACGGCTGCGAAGTCGACCACGGCCAAGGCCGGTGCGAAGACCACGACCGCGAGCAAGACGCCGCGGAAGACCACCGCGAAGGCGGCGACGAAGACCCGTGGCGCTGCGAAGGGCGCTGACGACGAAGGCGACGAGGAAGAGCTCGAAGTGGTCGACGTCGACGTCGACGTCGAGGTCGAGGGGGCCGAGGGCGGCGACGCCGCGGCATCCGACGACGACGAGAAGCCCGTCGCCGTCGAGCCGCACCCGACCGGTGCGCTCGTGCTGCGCGCGGTCGACGACGAAGACGAGGTGCCGGTCTACTCGAGTGCCATCACCGGCGCGACGGCCGACCCCGTCAAGGACTACCTGAAGCAGATCGGCAAGGTCGCCCTGCTCAACGCGGCCGAAGAGGTCGAGCTGGCGATGCGCATCGAGGCGGGCCTCTTCGCCGAAGAGAAGCTCTCGCACATGACCGACGCCGAGAAGCGCTCGCAGCTCGGTCGCGAGCTGCAGTGGGTCGCGAAAGACGGCCAGCGCGCGAAGAGCCACCTGCTCGGCGCCAACCTGCGCCTCGTGGTCTCGCTCGCCAAGCGCTACACGGGCCGAGGCATGCAGTTCCTCGACCTCATCCAGGAGGGCAACCTCGGCCTCATCCGCGCGGTCGAGAAGTTCGACTACACCAAGGGCTTCAAGTTCTCGACCTACGCGACGTGGTGGATCCGCCAAGCGATCACTCGCGCCATGGCCGACCAGGCGCGCACCATCCGCATCCCCGTGCACATGGTCGAGGTCATCAACAAGCTCGCCCGCGTGCAGCGGCAGATGCTGCAGGACCTCGGTCGCGAACCCACGCCCGAGGAGCTGAGCCGCGAACTCGACATGACCCCCGAGAAGGTCATCGAGGTGCAGAAGTACGGCCGTGAGCCCATCTCGCTGCACACGCCGCTCGGTGAAGACGGCGACAGCGAGTTCGGCGACCTGATCGAGGACACCGAGGCGGTCGTCCCGGCCGACGCGGTGGGCTTCACGATGCTGCAGAAGCAGCTCGAGTCGCTCCTCGACTCGCTCTCCGAGCGCGAGGCCGGCGTGATCCGCATGCGCTTCGGCCTCGGCGACGGCATGCCGAAGACCCTCGACCAGATCGGCGACACGTTCGGCGTCACGCGCGAGCGCATCCGCCAGATCGAGTCGAAGACGATGGCGAAGCTGCGCCACCCGTCGCGGTCGCAGTCGCTGCGCGACTACCTCGAGTAG